Sequence from the Strix uralensis isolate ZFMK-TIS-50842 chromosome 1, bStrUra1, whole genome shotgun sequence genome:
TGAAACAATAGATTTCATCCAAAGCAGTTTCTAGATCCAGTTCACCACACAAACACATAAACCCTTGTCCCAGCAAATGAGGAACAGGCAGTGACCTTACCATCTAGCAGGAATGAGAAAGCCAGATAAAAGATTAATAAtcaattgttttgcttttgcacaAGACCTCATTTCTACATAGCCATTTGTCACTTAAAGGGCAAATAAATCAAGGTGACACCACCACTACCCTCTGCTTATGCAGTCCAGTCAGAATGAACAATTCTTCTTAAACATACCCAACCTgcatacaaaaaagaaaaacacaccagACCAACTTTGATCATATACTTGGTTACATTATTTGAGTGCCCCTGTAAAAGAAATTCAGACAGGAAATAAGGAAACTGGTCTCATTTAACAGTCATTAGTTTCAGACCTTCCTACAGGAACTCAAACCAACGTGAGAACCATATCCTGTATTTAGGTCTCACTCTTGTCCAACATTTAAGTGTGCCACCAGTCTAAAGCTGTCACAGAAACTAAAGATCAGCAAACACGGAGCCTCCCTGGCAGCAGTGGTCAGTGCTACACATGGATGTGCCTTCCAGGGCCCACCCCGCAAAGCCATGCAACAGGAACCAGCGTACCAAGCAAAGCGGTGAACTGTTATGTTCACAGCAGTGTGGCTGAAGAGACGAGCTACAGAATTTCAATCCCACCTGCAAACACGAAGAGCAGGGCACTTCAACACTATAGTAAATGTTTATTAGGGTTGCTCTGTAACTGCGTAGCTCTCATTCCATCTTTTGCCACTGAAGCAAGTGTTTGCCCTGGCAAGTCAGTTCAAGCATAAATACCTATGGActccaaacaggaaaaaactCTTTTGTCATGATGACTATTAGAAATCTGACAAATCACCAGCATCCCCGGTGTTGCCTGGATTCAGGCACCTGCTCTTCCCTCCAACACAGAATCTTCATCCAAGGCAGCTTCATGCTATTTACTAGCTGTATCTAGAAGCAGGGCAGTTCCACCACCTGTGAGGTGGACTAAATACACCTATTCAGTATCAGCAGACTACAGTAGTACAGAGTCAGGGTTCCAAAATAAAAAGGACACTACTACATTTTTAGTAAGTTTATTAACACTTCAACTTTTAATATCTTTGAAGAAGGCCTGAAAGATAAGTTTTGCTTATTGACTTTGTCTTTTCCCCTTTGGCAAAATGTCAccttccacctcctccctccaccctccctcctcccaaGAGGATAATGAAGTTTCAAGATAGTGTTTGGTTGCTTCTTATACATAAATTGGCTTCAatcacagcagcagaaacatgCAAGCCTTGGCAAAAGTGTTTGTCAACAGCTTTTAGAGAATGTGTAGAAATGCACAAATAACTTGTGCATTGATACAGATAACTTCTTAGATGAACTTCATACATATATATCTACCTATTTTAAGTGGGTTAAATTTGGTGCCCAGAATTACTACAGAAGCTGTATCCTCTATTTAAactaggatttcttttttcccctgaaccaTCATACTACCCTTTTTTAAAGTGCTATATTCATAAAAActtttaaatactattttgatACTGTATACTTGTTCTACCTTGCCCTTTTGAGAAACCAGAAGACCAAGCAGCAATGCATATTTAACTGAAGCTATGCTTTTACCCTCACACAACTTTATGGGCATCATCGTCTGATCACATCACTAGGAGCAGTGGAGAGACTGTATTTCCCCATGCTTACGTACACAAGTAAGCAGGCAGACAAAGCAAGAAGTTCTAACCATTTCAGGAACAAAGACAAACAATTTAATCCATATTACATAATTCACTGAATACAGTTGATCTCATCCAAAGTGACTCCTGAGAGCAAAATAGTTTTAGCATTACATTTTATATACAGCTATGAAGGGATTACTGGAACCAAGACAGTCTCCTTATACCATTAGTAAGTACACTGGTTACGAGACCGCTGTACACTTTCACTTTGAAGACATTACTTAAACCATAACCAAGCTTTACCACCACCTGTTTGTTATTTACGAAAAAAGTTGTTTCAATCTGATATTATTATTTTCACCTTATTTCTGCTGCCAGACAGCAAAACCTGAGTCAGCTGCATTGAGCAATGACTCCCTTTTTCTGCTCTCAAGTCCTGAAAGTGCTAGCTACCCTTGGAAACCTCCATACACCATGCTGTAAACATTTTATGGTCttccagaggatttttttttccaccgcCCTTCAACACAGGAATGACTGCTCCGGCTGAAGCAAACTACATCCTGCACACTATTGCTTTCGTTATTTTCCACGTAATCAGTTTGGAACAGGCTATGAAAGTTTGATGTGGCAATGTTctgttagaggaaaaaaaaaaaaaaaaaaaatcaggagaatTACACCATTCTGAACCAGCGGAACCAAAATAATCAAGACCTTAACATAGTTTTTCCAGTCACCGGGATGGAAGGAGACTTGAATGCAGACACTGGAACAAGTAATTGAAAACATCTGTGCTTGCATGCTTAAGTGAAAAGATAAGcagtatttgcattttcttcatcatcttccttGCACATATGCAAGACTTTATAAAAAAGTTTATCACAGAGCAATGACAGAACATGAtgtaattataattttctttttttaaaaaaagcactagAAATCAAAGGCAACCAAGATAACGTACATCTTCTCCAGAACATTTTTCTCAGCTACATAAGGTGTGCATACACCAAGGTCTAATACACTTAGCTGCACCACATCAAGTCAAGCTGTCCAAGAGCACACACAATTTTGCTTACAGAAGTATACCCCTTCCACAATTTTTCAGTTTACAAGTAATTCCCTGTATTGGATTATGCTTAGTCAGAAGTACAGATAATGTTTTGTTCCAATACTACTGTTTGTTTTTATGACATATTCAGAGATGAGGCAAGACTGATTAAGTGCAGGGAAGCATTTCAGACCCCCaaaaaatgcattctttaaaACTTAGCTATACATGGTTAACACAGGTAGATCTGTCAAGAAttgcataaaaattattttcattctctaAAGGCTCACTCAGCAAATACCAACTCTTCTGCATCATGGAATTTACTATGGGTGTCTGAATGATTCAACTTGCATTTTTTGAGTATCTGCTAAACAGAATTACAAACCAAGTTAGTATACGTGAATTAAGTACCCTTATGAAATCAAAAAATAATGTTGACTCCTGGAAGACACCCAGAAGATCCACAGATGGAACAGAAGGTTGATTATTACACTCCTGAACAATCCAAGCAAATTGTTAATATATTGAAAACATTCATGTCTGGTAATTGTACCTGCTGGATATCGAAATTACTCTGTCCCAAAACATCCTCTCTGTAGCTGAAAGCAGCCAGAAAACAGTTcaattttttaagaaatggaatggaaacctttcccccccccctccccaagcttcAATTACAACAGTCTAAGCCAGAGACTTAAGCAAATAAACTTCAAAATAGCCATTTGTTACAAGTAGCAAATTACCATGAACAATGAACTTGTTAGGAATCCCTTCTAAGAGTACGACACACACAAACAGGCTACCCAGCAGAAAAATCTGTtaacaattttattcttttgtaatGTTAAATATTATGGGACAGGATTGTAAGGATGAAGAACTCTCGACAATGCCTCACAAGGAATAAGAAAAATGCTGCCATGATATTAGCAAAGTAAGGTAAGGAGAAAATTTACACAGTAAGAGGCACCATTTCCCCCAGCATACCTCTTGTCATATTCCTGAATGAGTGGGATTAGCAATCTAATAAATCATTTTTCAAGAGGTAACAGCAACAGATAAAATTTTAAAggattattaaaataacatttacaaGACTCTGAACAATTTTTGAATTCTtattaaaaccacagaaagaaagaacaattcTTTATTTATGAATTTTCATAAAGGACTGACTGTGCAACTGACACCTGCTATTGATGACTTAATATACAATTTTGTCCAGTAGCCGAACAGTTTGTCTTTTCAGATTGTGTTTTCTAACCGTGCGAGATCATTAAAGGCAAAGCCTGTTATGATGCTGTACACAAAAATGGCCACTTTTGGGCCATACTACCAATGAAGTGGTAGGTAAACAAATCTTTTTctggccaagaaaaaaaaaaaaaaggaagctgcaTTTTGCATGCTTCTCTCACTCATTCTTTCTACAAGATAAACTTCCCTAGAAAGAATCCAATGAAAATGGCTGCAATTACAACAAGAAGCGAAGGAAGAGAATTAGAGCCATTATCTCTGAGGGCCAAAGCTGTGGGTGATCCAGATTTATCCGAGTGCGCTACCTTTCTGAGCCTCAAGCCTTCAtcctgaggggggaaaaaaaacacagatggaaaaaaaaatatttatgaacacATCTTCTTTACAATTGTAAAAACTGAAGTCAAAGGCCAAATTTACTAGCGAacatttaaataaagttttaaaaaccccaaacattacaCCACATCAAAAACACCACATCAAAACATAAACATAGCAAACCATAATATTTCAAGTACAGGTAATCATCTTGTCTCTCTCTTTGCTCTGGTTAAGAAAGATTCTGAAATTCTTGCTAGGTGCAACAAAGAACCCTCCTTTTACATACTATGCGTCAGAATTAAATAGCAGTAATTCCTTACTATTAAGGAGAAACATCTGCTTTGTGTAGAGTGTTTCTCAAAATGTTCCAATGTCATCAGAATTACAGGTGTGGAGACATTATTTCATGGTTCTTTAAAGGACTACCACAGCTAATGAAATTGACAAATATCCAAAAGCAAATACATAGAAAAGTGACATGAAGTCATGTATTCACTAGTGACAGGTTACTGAAATGGCACCTTTACATAAAAATACTGTAGTGTTTGCTTACCTCCTCTGGCTAAACAATAGCTCTTGTTCACTAACAATCCGTGATACTGAATATTACTACTTTGGATCTCATTCATTATTCTTAATGAATAATAATGCAGTCCTGTTAAAAGCTACTAATTCAGTATCTGTGATTTAGACTTAAAGTAACCAAGCCCACCTTAAATAAGACCATtccatttaagaagaaaattaagtagCTTCAGTATCTCATTCACGACAATCAAAGTTTCAATCACTGAGAATTTCAAAATATACAGTATGTACAGGAGAGTAAAATCGTATTACAAATCAATCTTGACATTCTAATGTTGTATCTACTTCCTGAAATACACATCTATTGGCCTAATTACAAACGAGACCTTTCAATCAAGAAGAGTGAAGCCACTTCAATATAAACACGGAAGCAGAACTTACTCTCAGGTGCCGATTTTCATCCGTCAGCTTCATAATCTCTGCTTGAAGTCTTTTGCACTCCTCCACTAGCTTCCTTGTTTCAGTATCATTAAGTGAAACACTATGTGGTTTTGGCATCGGTCCATCCTGCTTAGATGTGTTCAGTACTGGGGTGGGTTTGCTTGCATCCATATCATTCTACAAACATTAAGAATGACTTGAGAATTTTACTTACCTAGAGAAAAATCATCCACAGCTTAAAATTGAAACAGTCTGGCTACTAATATAGTTCAATGAAGTTTATATTTACAGTAATCTGAACAAAAGACTTCTCTTACCAGTTCAATTCTGCTTGgctcaaatattaaaaaacaagagaagaatGCACTGTTCACATTTGGTATTACATGCTACTGagacaaaaattaatattttagctACTTAACACTGACCCAGCAGTCATTCAAATCATGGCATAAAATACACCAGACAGCATTTAaacttgagggaaaaaaataaaaggaagaaagtaatCCTGCAAtagtaagaaacaaaacaaagtagaGAACAGGTTATGTCACAAACTAAAAGTATGTATGGCACAAAAATTTTGCACTTATACCACCTCTTACTGAAGGAGAATAAAGTACTGCACAAACACAGAATTTAAGTCTCACAGCATCTCTGAAATACACATTACTAATTTTGAATACAATTGAAAGGCCACataaaaagctgtgaaaaagccaaaaataaaactaaaaatctagttcccacagctctgctcaaAATATACAATATTCTTCAATAGACATTAATAATATAGTGGATTCAGCTGTATAGCCCAGATTACCATTCGTAAAAACACAGCATTCACATGGCAATATACTCAGAAACAGCTCATATTCAGATTCAGGCTTCTGTACTCCTACTTGCTCGGCTACACAGCTATGTCATTTAGACCACCACCATAGTGCATCCTTCATAAACAAAGTGGTCCAAGGTAAGTACTAAATGTAacagaaaaccttttaaaaagtaaaacacataCATGTAATAACAAAGCAACTAAAAGATGCAAGAATTTCTTCAGTTCCTATGCAAGAAGCAGTTATTTGGTCTACAGTATCTACTTGCATTTTACACTTTTTGCAATGCAGCCATAGATAGCTTAAGAGCTAGATCCTGCTACTCCACACAAGTACTCCTAACTGGATTTAAAAAGACCAACATATTTATATCATGAGTAAGCAGATCAGgatctgttgcttttttaattgaTTTGCCAGCTGAACTGAATTCCTTTAATAGAACTGAAACATCACTTCAGCTGTTTGACCTCACTGACTAGTTTCTTCATGTCAATCTTCCAGCTATGACTGGTAGGCACCTGAAGAAAGTGGCTGCTGATTGGAGTGAAATATTTGTGTCCTAGTGTAGGTATATCCTGAGGTGGCAGGTGAAGCTTACTCTCAGGACTTGGCAGATTTCTCATTGCCAGGTTTAAGGGATTGACTAGATCAACTGCTAAAGCAGGGTTTTGCAACCCTACgctgctgctcagaaaaatacaaatattatgtACAGTCAAAACTATGAGGATATCATGTTAAAAAAAGTACAAAAGGAGGTAGTTTCGTATAATCCACTACACTTCTCTCACTACattatacattttattaaatttaaaaaaacacataatttttctaATATCTAATAGGTAATTTAATAAGAGggtaaaaaccacaaaaagtaGACAACTAAGTGCCTTAATAAACGCTAAAACTGTAAAGGTTAAGCATTTAgcacccacttaggcagcttaCACCTGAATAAAAGGCTGCATCTCataaaatatcctttaaaaaaaaaaaaccaccacacaccaaacaaaccaccaaaacacaTTATACTGACATAGCATCTGAAAAATAACTTTACCTTACACTCCAAAAACTGTATAATGAGTGGTTGCAAAGACAGCTACTGGCCAGCTAGCAGCCTTCACAGAGATCCTTTATGCATGTAAATATTGAGATAGTTTTTACATGCAGGGATTCGTGCCACTTTCCCCCAACACACCTTATAGACTACTGTAAAAATTGGACAGTactaaaaagaaaagtcaaatcCATGAAGTGAATAAGGTTGTTTACAGAAATCCTACTTTAGTGCTCTAATTCACAATGCTAaaagcagcaccaaaaaaaaaccaacccaaaacaaaacctaaacaaCCCAAAATACACGCTATTAAGATTCCATAAATCAGAATTTCAagtatgagaggaaaaaaaaaaagttaatgcatAAGAATTTAGTCATACTCTGCAAAACTTCTAGGTAACTGGCAATTAACTATTATTCCAAATATCAGGCAACACAAAACAGACATCTTCAGTCTATATACAATGAAACTGTCATCTCCTACACAATTGGAATAGATTTTGTCTGAAGGCAAGAGCATGAAAGAGGTAAtggaatttactttttttgtctGGTTATCTCTTTACCACTATCTTACAAAATGCATTTAGGATTCCCAAAGCATGCATTAACTTCTAATCAGTACTTCCTTTTCTGATTCAACTGAATTagaaacaccattttaaaattgaaaagcatttaatactttaaaaagcaaatgataCAATGTACTTTTCACTGTATGCAGTATTGAAGATTCTTTTTTAATCTGACAGTAATAAAATGCTAAAGCAAATcaataataaaattaatgaaaggatAATAATTTTCGGCACTAGTCTCCATTGCTGGAGGTTTTTAAGATGCAGTTGGACAGGCTGCTCCCTTTCCAACacaaggttggactagatggtaTTTCAAGGTCCCTTTCAATCTGGACtgttccatgattctatgaatccTTGAAAAGTTATACACTGAACACACCTCCTGTCTAATTTAGTACAAATTCCTACAATCCATTTAATCAACAAATCAAATAGgtctaaaaaaaattcaaaacaaatttctgtgAGATCCTACCAGTCAGTGTAGGACAGTTTCTTACTCTTTTCTTACTTACCAGTTTATCATTTTCATTGGGCATTTCAAACACACATCTCAATTTGGAGTCCATTAACTCATCAGGTTTTGCTTCTTTCCACTAAGACAACAATTAATATAGTTACTTAACATGCCAGACTCATGCAAACATCTGAACAGTTCATACGCTTGCTCTTAGTACTTGCCTCCTACACAGCCTAATACTGTCCTTACCCTAGCAGCAATTTTCAGACGTGCTTCCGAATAGCGGTTTTTTGCTCACTTTGACTACTGCAAAGTAATGAAAGCTACAAATAATTAAGTCTGGAAACGAAAATGAGTAAACTGAATGCAAGGATAGATCCAGAGGTTTGCAGGTGATAGGGAAGCGACAATACAGCAGTTCTTTTAACAGACAATGAGGAACAAGTACCATCTGAGTTGGTTTAAGAACAAAGTTCTAGCCCTTGGTAAATGTCCCATCTTGGAAGCACCAATTTTAAACAGAAGATTGAAAGACATCTTTTACTGACTCTATATTTAGTTCCAGAGTAAATTTCTTTCgttcttcatattttaaatttttagccACTTCCTCCTTTTACTGCGTAATACATTACAATTTGGGCCTAGAgaatttttcaaagctgtttataaaaaacattttaaattctaATGGTTatcaatatatttaaatatttgtgaaatatgCTGGAATCTCCCTGCTCAATGGACAATTAACTTTCAAAGCATACACTTCATGTGGTTGCCTCAGGCTCAGAGACTCATCTGAAGACTGCAGCAATTTTTCCAACAATAGGTCCTCTGAAGTTACCTCAGAATTGCTGGTTTAACAGACTAGAATATTCAGGCTTTCCATaacatccttccttttttttttgttctttttttcagtggCATTAGTTGTACAGTGACTTTAGCTACCAATTTTCTGCAAGATCTGTTTGTCAGTATTCTATACTTGAACACACTAAGGAAGATTTGAAAGGTATTTCTAAAGGGGATTTTTATATCCTCACCAAATAGTTATGCTTCACTTACCACACATAGCCAAGAGCTATCAGAGCATATTAAGAAAAAGTAAACCTGACCAGCAAGGAAGAGATGTTAACTTTCTAGCTATATGTCTCAAAAGCTTAACAAAATCTAAAAACATTTTCCACTGTTTCCAGTGAAGAGTAATGCCACCACAGTTTTTGCCTTTATGTAAGGGGACAGAGCCTAAACCCACAGTGGTCTAGTGGATTTCAGTGATTTATAAAACCTCATCTTCATCCTTTGTTTcacctctcctcctctgccttgAGTGAGCATTGAACGTACCTGTGTAAACTCAGGCATTCCTCAAAACAGTCTCTAGAGACAGAAGGCTCTGCATCATTTCCCTCCACCCTAATATACACGCTTACGTCAGTCCACATACACCCTAAAGGGCATGCTTTGACAACTGAAGGCTTCCTTCCAATTGCTGCCAGCTTGTAATGTCAGAAACAGGTGTCTTTACTTTTGAACTAACAAGCACAAACCTAAGTATCTTCTTTCTGAATCTTTCATCAGACCAATCCTGTCAAAGAACTGAATCTACATGttctattaaaacagaaaataaatctatCATTTGTGCTGTGTTTAGCCATTTGCTGTCTCGCAGAGAGAGACATATCTTAGTTTTCCAAATGTTCTAATTCACTTTAATCCCACTCAACATTTCacttaaaatacttttcagaacaAATGCACCCATTTCATATAGATTCAGACTTGTTGTTTAAATATACTTGATTTCTTCAAATACAATCTGTTTATCCCCTTCAGATTAGTTGCATATAAGGTACAACGTGCCTGTATTTTAACACTGAACTGACTTTACCTTAGACTCACTACTTCCATTCAACCAGTTCACTAGGCAAGTTCTAAGAATTGAGCttgtatttaatattaaaaactcTGAATCACATATGGAAGTCATTACTTGTTTACAGAAAACCCAATTCTTCTCCAAAAATAAACCGCAGAAACATAATTCATTTACATTTAAGCCTGAATTTTTAAGGACAAAAACCCAACAGTCATTGTACCCCATTTTTACTTACCACTGCTTCCATATCTGAAATATTTGGTGGTGCATAGGTTGTTTGTACCATAAACTTGTGTTTACTCTTCTCATTTGGGTCATAGTCAAAAGGCTGCAGCATtactgttcaaaagaaaaaacaaagcataaaacTCTGGTTCTTCAGCTAATCACTGTAACAAGCATGCTATCCACTTCAGATTTGCTTCTCACCGAACAGATACTGAAAGTTAAAATACAAAGGCAGTGTTGAAAGTAGAGCAGATGTACACTGTAGCAAcaggtactgaaagaaaaaagtttttcagtCTGGTGTAGCTGACATGATTATTTCCATAATTACTATAGC
This genomic interval carries:
- the VAPA gene encoding vesicle-associated membrane protein-associated protein A isoform X2, which produces MAAAGALAKHEQILVLDPPTDLKFKVMLQPFDYDPNEKSKHKFMVQTTYAPPNISDMEAVWKEAKPDELMDSKLRCVFEMPNENDKLNDMDASKPTPVLNTSKQDGPMPKPHSVSLNDTETRKLVEECKRLQAEIMKLTDENRHLRDEGLRLRKVAHSDKSGSPTALALRDNGSNSLPSLLVVIAAIFIGFFLGKFIL
- the VAPA gene encoding vesicle-associated membrane protein-associated protein A isoform X1, which encodes MAAAGALAKHEQILVLDPPTDLKFKGPFTDVVTTNLKLRNPSDRKVCFKVKTTAPRRYCVRPNSGIIDPGSSVIVSVMLQPFDYDPNEKSKHKFMVQTTYAPPNISDMEAVWKEAKPDELMDSKLRCVFEMPNENDKLNDMDASKPTPVLNTSKQDGPMPKPHSVSLNDTETRKLVEECKRLQAEIMKLTDENRHLRDEGLRLRKVAHSDKSGSPTALALRDNGSNSLPSLLVVIAAIFIGFFLGKFIL